The Dehalococcoidales bacterium genome window below encodes:
- a CDS encoding 4Fe-4S dicluster domain-containing protein translates to MQVKNNNNISRRWFITGSLGAMGLLTILSSPFVSVLNRAKAAATTHEGNSSDDHAWCMVIDLKKCDGCTGLGIAPQCTQSCILGHYGPKGQKWIEIYEVEMAGGGSSFMPTPCYQCENAPCVNVCPVAATYHDKSGVVLIDHNRCIGCRMCMAACPFQRRFFNWATPELPPEAADAEYSPIYPVPAVKGTVIKCMFCAHHLVEGRLPYCVVACPRNVLYMGDLNTDVASNGQEVVQLSSFLDANNAYRYKESLGTQPRVFYLPGHGEASGRKPDDPRELIPNTWAWGNEGFDWHPGVWPWQRPSDWVWEEQPR, encoded by the coding sequence GTGCAGGTAAAAAACAATAATAATATCAGTAGACGGTGGTTTATCACGGGGTCACTGGGAGCGATGGGTCTACTGACCATCCTCTCATCCCCGTTCGTATCGGTACTGAACCGGGCTAAGGCGGCAGCTACCACACACGAGGGGAACAGCAGCGATGATCACGCCTGGTGCATGGTCATTGACCTGAAGAAATGCGATGGCTGCACCGGCCTGGGGATAGCGCCCCAGTGCACTCAATCCTGCATCCTCGGACATTACGGACCCAAGGGCCAGAAATGGATAGAAATATACGAGGTAGAGATGGCCGGCGGCGGCAGTTCCTTCATGCCCACGCCGTGCTACCAGTGTGAAAACGCTCCCTGTGTCAATGTCTGCCCGGTGGCGGCTACTTACCATGACAAGAGCGGGGTCGTCCTCATTGACCATAACCGCTGCATCGGCTGCCGCATGTGTATGGCCGCCTGTCCTTTCCAGCGGCGTTTTTTCAACTGGGCTACTCCGGAGCTACCCCCCGAGGCGGCTGACGCCGAATATTCACCAATATACCCGGTCCCGGCGGTAAAGGGTACCGTTATCAAATGCATGTTCTGCGCCCACCATCTGGTGGAAGGCAGATTACCCTATTGCGTGGTGGCCTGTCCGAGGAATGTCCTCTACATGGGCGACCTTAATACTGACGTTGCCAGCAACGGGCAGGAGGTGGTCCAACTATCCTCGTTCCTTGATGCCAATAACGCCTACCGCTACAAAGAATCTCTGGGCACTCAGCCCAGGGTTTTCTATCTGCCCGGACATGGCGAGGCTTCCGGCAGAAAACCTGACGACCCGCGCGAGCTTATCCCGAACACATGGGCCTGGGGAAACGAGGGCTTCGACTGGCATCCGGGTGTCTGGCCATGGCAACGGCCCAGCGACTGGGTCTGGGAGGAGCAACCCAGATGA
- the nrfD gene encoding NrfD/PsrC family molybdoenzyme membrane anchor subunit: MAVTLRRREPERENLDLLRPLLHTGPAFYFFCGTLLILTLWFLYTWYLQLTQGLGVTGMRTPVGATWGAYIANFVFFVGLAHGGIAIAAAIRLLNLKTFEPVARIGEVLTVISLMMGGLSIMIDMGRPDRMFNIILYWPQRVGTSSLSWDVTVIIIYFTLSASYLWLTMRRDLALNIKRFPKLSLLYKALLIGYRPDEEHKIERMSWWLSIAIVFLIVMLSGGVVPWIFGLLPSQPGWFSALAGPYFLTAAIASAIAAIVVVSGILRKMFNWQEYIKPEIFKGLGTFLGIITLFYLYLVLAEQLTMRYAAPLSEFLISEKLFQGEFAPIFWPMLILGFLIPSLLLISQAIRPGWFNITRTILAAAAIVVAFWIKRFLIVVPSLLRPLLPFPEGSYSPSWVEWSIIAGIFAMAILLYTLFLKVFPIVELGEQK, translated from the coding sequence ATGGCTGTGACGCTGAGAAGACGAGAGCCGGAGAGAGAGAATTTAGACTTGCTGCGCCCGCTATTACACACGGGCCCCGCTTTCTATTTCTTCTGCGGCACACTGCTGATATTGACGCTGTGGTTCCTGTACACTTGGTATCTGCAACTGACCCAGGGTCTGGGTGTTACCGGGATGAGAACCCCGGTAGGGGCTACCTGGGGAGCCTACATCGCCAATTTTGTTTTCTTTGTCGGCCTGGCTCACGGCGGGATTGCTATCGCCGCCGCAATACGATTGCTGAACTTAAAGACGTTCGAGCCTGTCGCCAGAATAGGAGAGGTCCTGACCGTTATCAGCCTGATGATGGGCGGTCTGAGCATCATGATTGATATGGGACGACCGGACCGGATGTTCAATATAATTCTTTACTGGCCGCAGAGAGTGGGGACGTCATCATTAAGCTGGGACGTAACGGTAATCATCATCTATTTTACACTATCGGCGTCCTACCTGTGGCTTACCATGCGCCGGGACCTGGCTTTAAATATCAAGAGGTTCCCGAAATTATCCTTACTTTACAAAGCACTTCTGATAGGCTACAGGCCGGATGAAGAACACAAAATCGAAAGGATGTCATGGTGGCTTTCCATCGCCATTGTTTTTCTGATTGTAATGCTCAGTGGCGGTGTGGTGCCCTGGATTTTCGGGCTGCTACCTTCACAGCCGGGCTGGTTCAGCGCTCTGGCCGGTCCTTATTTTCTGACGGCGGCGATTGCCTCGGCTATTGCGGCCATCGTTGTCGTCTCCGGCATACTGAGAAAAATGTTTAACTGGCAGGAGTACATCAAACCCGAGATTTTCAAGGGGCTGGGGACTTTTTTAGGTATAATCACGCTGTTTTATCTCTACCTGGTACTTGCCGAGCAACTTACCATGAGATACGCCGCTCCCCTCTCCGAATTTTTAATATCCGAGAAGCTTTTTCAGGGGGAATTCGCCCCTATTTTCTGGCCGATGCTGATACTGGGATTTCTGATACCTTCCCTCCTTTTGATATCTCAAGCTATCCGCCCGGGATGGTTCAATATCACGCGCACCATTCTGGCTGCGGCGGCCATTGTCGTCGCCTTCTGGATAAAACGGTTTCTCATTGTGGTACCATCCCTGTTACGGCCATTGCTACCATTTCCGGAAGGGAGTTATAGTCCGAGCTGGGTCGAATGGTCAATAATCGCCGGTATATTCGCCATGGCGATTTTGCTCTATACGCTCTTCCTGAAAGTATTTCCAATCGTGGAGCTTGGTGAACAAAAATGA
- a CDS encoding 4Fe-4S dicluster domain-containing protein, which translates to MKRIGRKEFIKIGGGLMGLGLLGKYVSPVLVSAGTGETLRQSGITSKKDAITDAPADPANKFALVLDVGACIGCRTCQWACKEENNVPDAISPPWIEVFEIKAGVSVTGHPAPQDLKKGATTDYTQSPLEGRWYLPVQCNHCDNAPCVKACPVGATYKDTDGIVMMNYQRCIGCRLCVVACPYNARRFNWFQPEIADDKINPLVPVRPVGVVEKCTFCVHRTRHGKLPRCVEVCPVRARHFGNLNDPASEVSKILADNLSFRLLEELNTEPNIWYITRGKKWL; encoded by the coding sequence ATGAAGCGAATAGGGCGTAAAGAGTTTATCAAAATCGGTGGCGGGCTGATGGGGCTGGGGCTTTTAGGCAAATATGTTAGTCCTGTCCTTGTTTCCGCCGGTACCGGAGAAACATTGCGACAATCCGGGATAACTTCAAAAAAGGATGCTATAACGGATGCGCCTGCTGACCCGGCGAACAAGTTTGCCCTGGTACTGGACGTGGGAGCCTGTATCGGCTGCAGGACCTGCCAGTGGGCTTGTAAGGAAGAAAACAATGTCCCGGACGCCATCTCTCCACCCTGGATAGAGGTATTCGAGATCAAGGCGGGGGTGAGTGTGACCGGTCATCCGGCGCCGCAAGACCTCAAAAAGGGAGCGACTACGGACTACACCCAGTCCCCCCTGGAGGGCAGGTGGTACTTACCGGTACAGTGCAATCACTGCGATAACGCGCCGTGCGTCAAGGCTTGCCCGGTTGGCGCCACCTACAAGGATACAGATGGAATCGTCATGATGAACTATCAGAGATGCATCGGCTGCCGGCTCTGCGTGGTCGCCTGTCCTTACAATGCCCGGCGCTTTAACTGGTTTCAACCGGAAATAGCTGACGACAAGATAAACCCGCTGGTCCCGGTCCGCCCGGTGGGTGTCGTCGAGAAATGCACCTTCTGCGTACACCGAACCAGGCATGGTAAGCTGCCCCGCTGCGTGGAAGTATGTCCGGTGCGCGCCCGGCACTTCGGCAATCTCAATGATCCGGCAAGCGAGGTCTCCAAAATATTAGCCGATAACCTGAGTTTCCGCCTCCTGGAGGAGCTTAATACGGAACCTAACATCTGGTATATTACACGAGGTAAAAAATGGCTGTGA
- a CDS encoding slipin family protein, with amino-acid sequence MDIWVIFLIVVVVLILLPLSVKIVKQYERGVVLRFGRLVGLRTPGFNLILPLIDRMTKVSLRIVTTVLEPQEVITRDNVTVKVDAVVYFMVIEPVKSIINVENYRDAIIQLALTTLRSVLGQSELDELLAHRDQINLRLREIIDEQSEEPWGVRATLVEVKDVLLPEGMQRAMARQAESEREKRAKIIHAEGEQAAATTLAGAAKILHNQPAALQLRYLQTLVEISGERNSTIIPIPIDIISALANKATP; translated from the coding sequence ATGGATATCTGGGTCATTTTTCTTATTGTTGTCGTGGTACTGATATTACTGCCATTATCCGTAAAAATTGTGAAACAGTATGAACGAGGGGTAGTGCTTCGCTTCGGGAGATTGGTCGGCCTCCGGACTCCAGGCTTCAACCTGATCCTCCCGCTGATTGATCGCATGACCAAAGTAAGTCTCCGGATTGTGACTACAGTGCTGGAACCACAGGAAGTAATAACCAGAGATAACGTCACCGTCAAGGTAGATGCCGTCGTTTACTTCATGGTAATCGAACCGGTAAAATCGATAATCAATGTCGAAAACTACCGGGATGCTATCATTCAGCTGGCTTTGACTACACTCAGAAGCGTTCTCGGACAATCAGAACTGGACGAGCTACTGGCCCACCGTGACCAGATAAACCTGAGATTGAGAGAGATTATCGACGAGCAAAGTGAGGAACCGTGGGGAGTCAGGGCAACGCTGGTGGAAGTTAAAGACGTGCTCCTTCCTGAAGGCATGCAGCGGGCTATGGCCAGGCAGGCCGAATCAGAACGTGAGAAACGGGCCAAGATTATTCACGCTGAAGGTGAACAGGCGGCTGCCACAACTCTGGCCGGTGCGGCCAAGATTCTGCACAATCAGCCGGCGGCATTGCAGCTACGCTATCTGCAAACTCTGGTTGAAATTTCGGGGGAGAGGAATAGCACCATCATTCCAATTCCGATAGACATTATCAGTGCTCTAGCCAATAAAGCAACCCCCTGA
- a CDS encoding cytochrome b/b6 domain-containing protein: MTTEAGILSPETEAEEQITRFDIHQIIQHAILMVSFILLVVTGLPLKFHDWAISQWWVALWGGIESTRTTHFFAAWAMVLVCFYHLFYLFYGIAILKRPFPIKMVPSGQDFVKLVQELGYFLGVRREMPKNDRFNWKEKFDYWAIFWGIPVMAGSGFILMFPVMVTRFLPGWVVPAALVAHSDEAMLALTWIFMVHIFFNHFSPGVFPINTSIFTGKVARERYRREHTLEFEQLTAADEVIEEEEEEDEEEEEEKKAEEN, encoded by the coding sequence ATGACAACAGAAGCCGGTATACTTTCCCCGGAAACGGAGGCGGAGGAACAGATTACCCGTTTTGATATACACCAGATAATCCAGCACGCTATTCTGATGGTGAGCTTCATCCTGCTGGTAGTCACCGGATTACCCCTGAAATTCCACGATTGGGCAATCAGCCAGTGGTGGGTGGCACTCTGGGGAGGAATCGAGTCCACCCGCACCACTCACTTCTTCGCCGCCTGGGCTATGGTGCTGGTCTGTTTCTATCATCTATTCTACCTGTTTTACGGCATTGCCATTCTGAAGAGGCCCTTCCCAATCAAAATGGTGCCCAGCGGCCAGGACTTCGTTAAACTCGTACAGGAACTAGGCTACTTCCTCGGGGTGAGAAGGGAAATGCCGAAGAATGACCGTTTTAACTGGAAGGAAAAATTTGATTACTGGGCAATCTTCTGGGGAATACCGGTGATGGCTGGCTCCGGCTTTATTCTGATGTTCCCCGTCATGGTCACCCGGTTCCTGCCCGGTTGGGTGGTTCCGGCGGCTTTAGTAGCTCACAGCGATGAAGCGATGCTGGCGCTGACCTGGATTTTCATGGTCCACATATTTTTCAACCATTTCTCGCCGGGGGTTTTCCCAATCAACACATCCATATTCACCGGCAAAGTTGCCAGGGAACGTTACCGCCGTGAGCATACCTTAGAGTTCGAACAATTAACGGCAGCGGATGAAGTGATTGAAGAAGAAGAGGAAGAGGATGAAGAAGAGGAGGAGGAAAAGAAGGCAGAGGAAAATTGA